Proteins encoded in a region of the Alphaproteobacteria bacterium genome:
- a CDS encoding alpha/beta hydrolase, which produces MTTTIKRRFAAIDLGQVHYYTAGEAHADNGKRPAVLMHASPFAARTLNPLTAQLGQSRWALAPDNLGQGDSCPPAADNPDIGYFGDAMVRLLDSLKIDRADLYGTHTGAHTAMDVAIRYPDRVGKLILDGIGLPPRELKDDYIAHLRETPPYDYTGSQYLWAFHVIKDMFIWFPYYRRDAAHRRNRDVPAADDLHDRTLDLLKNLFSYHKAYIAAFDNNENGKRFPDIQVPTLLTAAEGDISGAAMGAVAKMIPDCTKKNYPPGVQPGDVGPAAAMFVDWLDGA; this is translated from the coding sequence ATGACGACGACAATCAAACGGCGCTTCGCCGCAATCGATCTTGGGCAGGTCCACTACTACACCGCCGGCGAGGCCCACGCTGACAATGGCAAAAGGCCCGCGGTTCTGATGCATGCCTCTCCCTTTGCGGCGCGTACCCTCAACCCGCTGACCGCCCAACTCGGCCAGAGCCGATGGGCTCTTGCACCGGATAACCTCGGGCAGGGCGATTCCTGCCCGCCTGCCGCCGACAATCCCGACATTGGATACTTCGGCGACGCGATGGTGCGGTTGTTGGACTCGCTAAAAATCGACAGGGCCGATCTCTACGGTACCCATACCGGTGCCCATACCGCGATGGATGTTGCGATTCGGTATCCCGATCGGGTCGGCAAGTTGATTCTCGACGGGATCGGATTGCCCCCGCGGGAACTCAAAGACGACTATATCGCGCACCTGCGCGAAACCCCGCCCTACGACTACACCGGTTCGCAATACCTCTGGGCGTTCCACGTCATCAAGGACATGTTCATCTGGTTTCCCTACTACCGTCGCGACGCGGCCCACCGCCGCAATCGCGACGTGCCCGCTGCCGACGACTTGCACGACCGCACGCTGGATTTGCTCAAGAATCTGTTCAGCTATCACAAGGCCTATATTGCCGCCTTCGACAATAACGAGAACGGCAAGCGCTTCCCCGATATCCAGGTCCCGACGCTCCTGACCGCAGCGGAGGGCGATATCTCCGGCGCGGCGATGGGCGCGGTCGCCAAGATGATCCCCGACTGCACAAAAAAGAACTATCCGCCCGGCGTGCAACCCGGCGATGTCGGACCGGCGGCGGCGATGTTTGTCGACTGGTTGGATGGCGCATGA